In Chryseobacterium oranimense, a single window of DNA contains:
- a CDS encoding DUF4280 domain-containing protein — MAEKHIVVQGALCKCQFGQMPDKLKVLSHQKEYANDKDASKKLIVTTKEIGAATFEKNTFGNCIKMGTPPPPCKIMVTEWKDYYEKVQLNNGGYIIVETSKAVCAIAGTPCIEIIDHGQRTEGSPQNFKNADKDVQQQINPLVDAEEMYKEQPDYGGQDGVI; from the coding sequence ATGGCAGAAAAACATATTGTAGTACAGGGTGCTCTATGCAAATGCCAGTTCGGGCAGATGCCGGACAAGCTCAAAGTGCTCTCACACCAGAAAGAATACGCCAACGATAAGGATGCTTCCAAAAAACTGATCGTTACCACCAAAGAAATAGGGGCCGCCACATTCGAAAAAAATACATTCGGAAACTGTATAAAAATGGGAACTCCGCCGCCGCCTTGCAAGATCATGGTAACGGAATGGAAAGATTATTACGAAAAAGTACAGCTCAACAACGGAGGATATATCATCGTGGAAACAAGCAAAGCTGTCTGTGCCATTGCAGGAACACCTTGTATTGAAATCATAGATCATGGGCAAAGGACCGAGGGCAGCCCGCAGAATTTTAAGAATGCTGATAAAGATGTACAGCAGCAGATCAATCCGTTGGTAGATGCTGAAGAAATGTATAAAGAACAGCCTGATTACGGTGGGCAGGATGGTGTAATCTAA
- a CDS encoding OmpA family protein produces MAKGVKKIKVIKGNYYPKMSVPGQRVTIVPNQDVTFQVDEWLPGTTAEDKKKPVIWMRQTNDRKIIIYQAPSATGYTFRIDKQYCGSYQFYIEASFSGKRDAKNNTGLYVKGWCEPKIITSKWTTQRGSKNSIKNQNKTKFISYGHIVYLNLTTEGLNGNTLTVELWNQQTAKADKLIHVYNNVQVIDGEVNLKIENTYSWMAHVDNIQNVEEFYIKVKDSASKKYIKDNLGDELHGIYLNVKNKVITTNANVSKNQTPTKVYKPDVNSVRQEPCKFEVIKITESEVKDGKASNTTVKIFDNGKGIRKVQSAALQERIERTIYYKFDSTVIDKNGEAILNNVLKFLLEHKDSTMNLSGYACVIGKQNYNKGLSQRRADVVKKFFADGGLDPRRIISVGKGEIDPTDDKMGRDNIKYKNEKDYENNRRVDISFVFNAHDAQTVNYEVVAPTESTKKELTIDIAGFETNECFRDSKSKHKKQTLMVDVGQAIDAGDTKQTFATPSFRYKVYSNISRLNAAPIKYIWPSATNPNQFHMHVHSCRYFSNEKRTTVLIKAYPDIKWELALEFQVNVSNYKAANMPPGNIYAKHQEKARQAGYKRYRLNETGKVPISIGVGLSAEWDAGREKRSFTNEFSDKIEIVAKMIATAVNIVQNAINYAQSAAKETAIPVGFNVRYPKFTVVGKWYLERVNERANLSVIGEVGFGFKPLIGAEVVIDIIGAAIAVASYGATGNPAAARIINKFRGGLEKLGASVTFTATFYGELEIMVDALKIDSINGINMQGKTTIGGKMGATIELSVSVEVGTVKGTKVKPIATFKAAAKADSYFGGDFVIDSDTTGLFIQPVLKFSGVVLSVEIEGEVGWWKSNFKVEEKVMKEETYYMDKKYLT; encoded by the coding sequence ATGGCAAAAGGCGTAAAAAAAATAAAGGTTATAAAAGGCAATTATTATCCGAAAATGTCTGTTCCGGGGCAGAGAGTCACCATTGTACCCAATCAGGATGTGACTTTTCAGGTCGATGAATGGCTGCCGGGCACAACTGCTGAAGATAAAAAGAAACCTGTCATCTGGATGAGGCAGACCAATGACCGCAAAATTATCATCTACCAGGCACCATCTGCTACAGGGTATACATTCAGGATTGACAAACAGTACTGTGGAAGCTATCAGTTCTACATCGAGGCCAGTTTTTCCGGTAAAAGAGATGCCAAAAACAATACAGGTCTTTATGTAAAGGGCTGGTGCGAACCTAAAATTATTACCAGTAAATGGACTACCCAGCGGGGAAGCAAAAACAGCATCAAAAACCAGAATAAAACCAAGTTTATTTCCTACGGCCATATTGTTTACCTTAACCTTACAACGGAAGGTCTTAACGGAAATACCCTGACAGTTGAACTTTGGAACCAGCAGACTGCAAAAGCCGATAAGCTGATCCATGTATACAATAATGTACAGGTTATAGACGGAGAGGTCAATTTAAAAATAGAAAATACCTATTCCTGGATGGCTCATGTAGACAACATCCAGAATGTAGAAGAATTTTATATTAAAGTAAAAGATTCCGCATCAAAAAAATACATTAAAGACAATCTCGGTGATGAGCTTCACGGCATTTATCTGAATGTAAAAAATAAAGTAATCACCACCAATGCCAATGTCAGCAAGAACCAGACTCCTACCAAAGTTTATAAACCGGACGTAAATTCCGTTCGTCAGGAGCCTTGTAAATTCGAAGTCATCAAAATCACAGAAAGTGAAGTGAAGGATGGAAAAGCAAGCAATACGACTGTCAAGATTTTCGACAACGGTAAAGGAATTAGAAAAGTACAGTCTGCCGCTCTTCAGGAACGGATCGAGAGAACCATCTATTATAAATTCGATTCAACGGTAATAGACAAGAACGGAGAAGCTATTCTCAATAATGTGCTTAAATTTCTTCTTGAGCATAAAGATTCTACCATGAACCTTAGCGGATATGCCTGTGTGATAGGAAAGCAGAATTACAATAAAGGACTGTCCCAGAGAAGAGCAGATGTGGTAAAGAAATTCTTTGCAGACGGGGGCCTTGATCCCCGAAGGATCATTTCTGTCGGGAAAGGAGAAATAGACCCTACCGATGATAAAATGGGCAGGGATAACATAAAATATAAAAATGAAAAAGACTATGAGAATAACAGAAGGGTAGATATTTCTTTTGTATTCAATGCCCATGATGCCCAGACGGTAAATTATGAAGTGGTGGCGCCTACCGAATCCACCAAGAAAGAGCTTACGATTGATATTGCAGGATTCGAAACTAATGAATGTTTCCGCGACAGTAAAAGCAAGCATAAAAAGCAGACCCTCATGGTTGATGTGGGGCAGGCCATTGATGCCGGAGATACCAAGCAAACCTTTGCCACACCATCTTTCAGATACAAGGTCTATTCCAATATATCAAGATTGAATGCAGCCCCTATAAAGTATATCTGGCCTTCGGCTACCAACCCGAACCAGTTTCATATGCATGTTCACAGCTGCAGATATTTCAGCAATGAAAAAAGAACTACAGTTTTAATCAAAGCATATCCCGATATCAAATGGGAACTGGCGCTGGAATTCCAGGTTAATGTATCCAATTATAAAGCGGCCAATATGCCACCGGGAAACATTTATGCCAAACATCAGGAGAAAGCCAGGCAGGCTGGTTATAAAAGATACCGGCTGAACGAAACCGGAAAAGTTCCGATTTCCATAGGCGTAGGGCTATCCGCAGAGTGGGATGCCGGCAGAGAAAAAAGAAGCTTCACCAACGAGTTTTCAGATAAAATAGAAATCGTGGCAAAAATGATTGCTACTGCTGTAAATATCGTTCAGAATGCCATCAATTATGCTCAGAGTGCCGCAAAAGAAACAGCAATTCCTGTTGGTTTTAATGTAAGATATCCTAAGTTTACAGTAGTAGGAAAGTGGTATCTGGAGAGAGTCAATGAACGGGCAAACCTGAGTGTGATAGGGGAAGTTGGTTTCGGTTTCAAACCTCTCATAGGAGCAGAAGTTGTCATTGACATCATCGGGGCAGCAATTGCCGTAGCTTCTTACGGGGCAACAGGAAACCCTGCCGCCGCCAGAATTATTAATAAATTCAGAGGCGGATTGGAAAAACTGGGCGCTTCGGTTACCTTTACAGCCACATTTTACGGCGAGCTGGAAATAATGGTGGATGCCTTGAAAATAGATAGCATCAATGGAATCAATATGCAGGGTAAAACCACTATTGGCGGGAAAATGGGAGCTACCATAGAGCTCAGTGTCAGTGTTGAGGTAGGAACCGTAAAAGGAACAAAAGTAAAACCTATTGCCACATTTAAAGCCGCCGCCAAAGCAGATTCCTATTTTGGAGGAGATTTTGTGATAGATTCAGATACCACAGGACTATTTATCCAGCCTGTTCTGAAGTTCTCAGGAGTTGTTCTTTCCGTGGAAATAGAAGGCGAAGTAGGCTGGTGGAAAAGCAATTTCAAAGTAGAAGAAAAAGTGATGAAAGAAGAAACCTACTATATGGATAAAAAATATTTAACTTAA
- a CDS encoding endonuclease produces MKKIILCTVIAGFVNAQAPAGYYNSANGLSGAALKTALSTIITNGHQDKGYNGLWTGYKTTDIDKTYENDGSIMDIYSEKPSGTDPYKYTPGTNQCGTYSTEGNCYNREHIVPQSLFSQAAPMVSDIHFIRATDGKVNGMRSNYPFGKVGTATFTSLNGSKLGSSSSSGYAGTVFEPIDEFKGDVARMIFYFVTRYQSKLSTFSSGDMLGSSTFPGLQTWELNVLLAWHAQDPVSQAEINRNNASYTYQGNRNPFIDNPNYVNQIWGSSPGTTDPGTPTNPGTNCVNEAFETIPAAEASYTTRTWSANGISWTATDARTDQTINTKAITVRNGSLTSGSSASGIGSLTVTTQLKFSGSNGTFDVKVNGTTVGTIPYGATAATTTINNINIAGNVTVSLVNTSSSNRVAIDDLKWTCYSGTARQAQGTSANEITIQELQVYPNPISGQEIFVKGNTQNIQKAEIYNLQGKTLQTINNPFKNGNSIKIRNLQQGIYILKLDQTTLKFIVK; encoded by the coding sequence ATGAAAAAAATTATCTTATGTACTGTAATAGCGGGGTTTGTTAATGCCCAGGCTCCTGCAGGTTATTACAATTCGGCGAACGGATTGAGCGGTGCTGCGCTGAAAACGGCATTAAGTACTATTATTACCAACGGACATCAGGACAAAGGTTATAATGGGCTTTGGACAGGTTATAAAACCACTGATATCGATAAGACCTACGAAAATGACGGTTCAATTATGGATATTTATTCAGAGAAGCCGTCAGGAACCGATCCTTACAAATATACACCAGGTACTAACCAGTGCGGGACCTATTCTACGGAAGGCAATTGCTATAACAGGGAGCATATTGTTCCTCAAAGTTTATTCAGTCAGGCTGCCCCAATGGTTTCGGACATTCATTTTATCAGAGCTACAGATGGAAAGGTAAACGGAATGAGAAGTAATTATCCTTTCGGGAAAGTGGGTACGGCAACATTTACTTCCCTGAACGGCTCAAAGCTGGGCAGCTCTTCATCTTCAGGATATGCAGGAACTGTTTTTGAACCGATCGATGAGTTTAAAGGCGATGTGGCAAGAATGATCTTTTATTTTGTAACCCGCTATCAGAGTAAACTTTCTACTTTTTCTTCTGGGGATATGCTGGGCAGCTCAACATTTCCGGGACTTCAGACCTGGGAACTGAATGTTCTTCTGGCATGGCATGCTCAGGACCCTGTTTCTCAGGCTGAAATCAACAGGAATAATGCCTCATATACTTATCAGGGTAATAGAAATCCGTTCATAGACAATCCCAATTATGTCAATCAGATCTGGGGTTCAAGCCCGGGAACTACTGATCCCGGAACACCTACCAATCCGGGAACGAACTGTGTAAATGAAGCTTTTGAAACCATTCCTGCTGCAGAAGCTTCTTATACTACAAGAACATGGTCGGCAAACGGTATTTCATGGACAGCTACAGATGCAAGAACAGATCAGACTATCAACACAAAGGCTATTACGGTAAGAAACGGTTCTCTAACTTCAGGAAGTTCAGCTAGCGGTATCGGATCACTGACAGTGACTACCCAGCTTAAGTTTTCAGGAAGCAACGGAACATTTGATGTGAAGGTAAACGGAACAACAGTAGGAACTATACCTTACGGAGCTACTGCTGCCACAACTACGATCAATAACATCAATATTGCAGGAAATGTTACCGTAAGCCTTGTGAACACTTCATCGAGCAACAGAGTGGCTATAGACGATCTTAAATGGACGTGCTATTCGGGAACAGCCAGACAGGCTCAGGGAACATCAGCCAATGAAATTACGATTCAGGAACTTCAGGTTTATCCTAACCCGATCTCCGGACAGGAAATTTTTGTAAAAGGTAACACTCAGAATATCCAAAAGGCAGAAATTTATAATCTTCAGGGTAAAACACTTCAGACGATTAACAATCCTTTTAAAAATGGAAATTCTATTAAGATCAGAAATCTTCAACAGGGAATTTATATTTTAAAACTTGATCAGACTACTTTGAAGTTTATTGTGAAATAA
- a CDS encoding DUF4136 domain-containing protein: MKKYIFILLASAALGLTSCSPFQVRSDYAETANFTTYKTYKIRIDDLKLNDIDKDRVLNELSRQLQSKGLQSGENPDLIVNVKANHKKVTDITNNSPYGMWGWGGPFGWGVGMSRTWTSNYNEGALIVDLIDSKTNKLVWQGIGSGISVDSPKAKQRQIPEIMAEIMKNYPPQRK; this comes from the coding sequence ATGAAAAAATATATTTTTATTTTGTTGGCATCGGCTGCATTAGGCCTTACATCGTGCAGTCCATTTCAGGTACGTTCAGATTATGCTGAAACAGCTAATTTTACGACTTACAAAACATACAAAATCAGAATTGACGATCTGAAACTGAATGATATTGATAAAGACAGGGTTTTAAACGAGTTATCGAGACAGCTTCAGAGCAAAGGACTTCAGTCCGGAGAAAATCCTGACCTTATCGTTAATGTAAAAGCCAATCATAAAAAGGTTACGGATATTACCAACAATTCTCCTTACGGAATGTGGGGATGGGGCGGCCCTTTCGGATGGGGTGTAGGAATGAGCAGAACATGGACCAGCAATTATAATGAAGGTGCACTGATCGTAGACCTTATTGATTCTAAAACCAACAAACTGGTTTGGCAGGGTATCGGAAGCGGAATTTCCGTAGATTCTCCTAAAGCTAAACAGAGACAAATCCCTGAGATCATGGCTGAGATCATGAAAAATTATCCTCCTCAGAGAAAATAA
- a CDS encoding DUF5522 domain-containing protein, which yields MAQYDIKEGEDFYYNEQGYKVFTEKFHLKRGYCCKSGCRHCPYGYDKKTDTFIKNDKKNK from the coding sequence ATGGCCCAATATGACATCAAAGAAGGTGAAGATTTTTACTACAATGAACAGGGGTACAAGGTTTTTACGGAAAAATTCCATCTGAAAAGGGGATATTGCTGTAAAAGCGGCTGCAGACACTGTCCTTACGGGTACGATAAAAAGACTGATACATTTATTAAAAACGATAAAAAAAATAAATAA
- a CDS encoding 1-aminocyclopropane-1-carboxylate deaminase/D-cysteine desulfhydrase: protein MLLKAPAEAIPIQEISIHHKNIKLFIKREDLIHSQISGNKYWKLFYNINTYLEKNPENPYIITFGGAFSNHIAAVSAAGNLAGIPTLGIIRGEELQNKWRDNPTLLLAKRNGMNLKFVTREEYRHKEKLTEFLSREFPNALVVPEGGTNKDAVEGIKMMLNDQTKDFDYLCTAVGTGGTLAGIAKFCEEDQKVIGFKVVDDASLENKISELTSGRNFNLIDSCFGGYGKIKDENIRFINEFKEKYGIPLEPVYTGKMMQKVFELIDEGYFPENSRVLCFHTGGLQGIEGANLLLEKQNRNLII from the coding sequence ATGCTATTAAAAGCCCCGGCAGAAGCTATTCCCATTCAGGAAATATCCATTCATCATAAGAATATAAAACTCTTTATCAAAAGGGAAGACCTTATTCATTCCCAGATCTCGGGAAACAAATACTGGAAACTATTTTATAACATCAACACTTATCTTGAGAAGAATCCTGAAAATCCTTACATCATTACTTTCGGGGGAGCATTTTCCAATCATATTGCTGCTGTTTCTGCTGCCGGAAATCTGGCCGGTATTCCGACATTAGGGATCATCAGGGGAGAAGAGCTGCAGAATAAATGGCGGGATAATCCAACCCTTCTTCTGGCAAAAAGAAACGGAATGAATCTGAAGTTTGTAACCCGTGAAGAATACAGGCACAAAGAAAAATTAACAGAATTTCTATCCAGAGAATTCCCCAATGCGTTGGTTGTTCCCGAAGGAGGTACCAATAAAGATGCTGTGGAAGGGATTAAAATGATGCTCAATGACCAAACAAAAGATTTTGATTATCTTTGCACCGCAGTTGGAACCGGAGGAACACTTGCCGGAATTGCAAAGTTTTGTGAAGAAGATCAGAAAGTTATAGGATTTAAGGTAGTTGACGATGCTTCACTGGAGAATAAAATCTCAGAATTAACTTCAGGGCGGAATTTTAATCTAATAGATTCATGTTTTGGAGGTTATGGTAAAATAAAAGATGAAAACATCCGTTTTATCAATGAATTTAAAGAAAAGTACGGTATTCCTTTGGAGCCGGTGTATACAGGAAAAATGATGCAGAAAGTTTTCGAACTGATAGATGAAGGTTACTTTCCTGAAAACAGTAGGGTATTGTGCTTTCATACCGGCGGCTTGCAGGGTATAGAAGGAGCCAATCTGCTTTTGGAAAAACAGAATAGAAATTTAATTATATAA
- a CDS encoding glucosaminidase domain-containing protein, whose amino-acid sequence MKRLFSIVSLLVLSTFSAQTWATEDQYIQKFAKYAVEEMEKYKIPASITLAQGLLETGGGQSRLAQEGKNHFGIKCKEDWTGKTMKHTDDAPNECFRVYDDPRQSYEDHSIFLATRKYYTNLFNLDMKDYKAWAYGLKKAGYATNPRYASILIGKIERYRLYEYDDTNSKEVLYAVLKMYPDLKDDRTFMAQLEPSKMTVKKSKDPVTVEVPYKQTSYAQQQKRVERIKTKAEILNSILIKSHPNEGLKYIVIPEDTTVKFIANKFKISESRLAKWNELDSDVLKKNDIVFLESKNSAGNTATYTAENGEDMHDIAQKFGIKLNKLYAKNRMDEGQKPSAGQLIYLIDKKPRN is encoded by the coding sequence ATGAAAAGACTTTTCTCAATCGTAAGCCTTTTAGTTTTATCAACATTCTCAGCCCAGACTTGGGCTACTGAAGACCAGTACATTCAGAAATTCGCTAAATATGCGGTAGAAGAAATGGAAAAATACAAAATTCCGGCCTCTATCACATTGGCCCAGGGACTCCTGGAGACGGGAGGAGGGCAGAGCAGACTGGCTCAGGAAGGTAAAAATCACTTCGGTATAAAATGTAAGGAAGACTGGACCGGAAAAACCATGAAGCATACAGATGATGCTCCCAATGAGTGTTTTCGTGTCTATGACGATCCCAGACAGTCTTACGAAGATCACTCCATATTCCTGGCTACAAGAAAATATTATACCAATCTTTTCAATCTGGATATGAAAGATTACAAAGCGTGGGCTTACGGACTCAAAAAAGCAGGTTATGCCACCAATCCACGTTATGCATCGATCCTTATTGGTAAAATTGAAAGATACAGACTCTATGAATACGACGATACCAATTCTAAAGAAGTACTGTATGCAGTTCTTAAAATGTATCCTGATTTAAAAGACGACCGAACATTCATGGCTCAGCTGGAACCTTCCAAAATGACAGTAAAGAAATCTAAAGATCCTGTTACTGTTGAGGTTCCATATAAACAGACCTCTTATGCCCAGCAGCAGAAAAGAGTGGAAAGAATCAAAACAAAAGCTGAAATTCTTAATTCAATCCTAATTAAAAGCCACCCTAATGAAGGCTTAAAATACATTGTTATTCCTGAAGATACCACAGTAAAATTCATTGCAAATAAATTCAAAATAAGCGAAAGCAGGCTGGCAAAATGGAATGAACTGGACAGTGATGTTTTAAAGAAAAATGACATTGTTTTTCTTGAATCTAAAAATTCTGCAGGAAATACTGCCACTTATACCGCGGAAAATGGTGAAGATATGCATGATATCGCCCAGAAATTCGGAATCAAATTAAATAAATTATACGCAAAAAACAGAATGGACGAAGGACAGAAACCTTCTGCCGGACAGCTGATTTATTTGATTGATAAAAAACCAAGAAACTAA
- the hemL gene encoding glutamate-1-semialdehyde 2,1-aminomutase, translated as MKYQRSSALFDEAYKYIPGGVNSPVRAFKSVGGVPVFMKSAKGAYLTDADDNTYIDYINSWGPAILGHTHPEVLEELKIQAEKGFSFGAPTELETEIAKFIVENVPNIDQIRMVSSGTEACMSAVRLARGFTKRDKIVKFEGCYHGHSDSFLIKAGSGAATFGNPNSPGVTEGTAKDTLLARYNDFEQVQDLFRHNQGEIAAVIIEPVAGNMGCVLPENNFLQNLRKICDENGALLIFDEVMTGFRLAFGGAQELFNVKADLITYGKVIGGGLPVGAFAGRNEIMDHLAPKGGVYQAGTLSGNPLAMRAGLKTLQLIKNDPEFFNRINKTTETLDFGIGKILNEKGIPHKINRKGSMMSVFFHTNRVSDFDEAAASNHSLFNNFFHQMLQNGIYLPPSGYETYFISDAISDKEIDMTLEAVRKFEYS; from the coding sequence ATGAAATACCAAAGAAGTTCGGCTTTATTTGATGAAGCCTACAAATACATCCCGGGCGGGGTAAACTCTCCCGTGCGTGCTTTCAAATCCGTGGGAGGAGTACCTGTATTTATGAAATCTGCAAAAGGAGCTTATCTTACCGATGCAGATGATAACACGTATATCGATTACATCAACTCATGGGGTCCGGCTATTTTAGGGCACACTCATCCTGAGGTTTTGGAAGAACTGAAGATCCAGGCTGAAAAAGGTTTCTCTTTCGGAGCACCTACAGAACTGGAAACAGAAATTGCAAAATTCATCGTAGAAAATGTCCCGAATATAGATCAGATCAGAATGGTTTCTTCAGGTACAGAAGCCTGTATGAGTGCTGTAAGACTGGCAAGAGGATTTACAAAGAGAGATAAAATCGTTAAATTTGAAGGCTGTTATCACGGTCATTCAGACTCATTCCTGATCAAGGCAGGAAGTGGTGCTGCCACTTTTGGAAACCCGAATTCTCCGGGAGTAACGGAAGGAACGGCTAAAGATACTCTGCTGGCCCGTTACAACGATTTTGAGCAGGTGCAAGACCTTTTCCGCCACAACCAGGGAGAAATTGCAGCCGTTATTATTGAGCCGGTTGCCGGAAATATGGGATGTGTCCTTCCTGAAAATAATTTTCTTCAAAACTTAAGAAAAATCTGTGATGAAAACGGAGCTTTATTGATTTTCGATGAGGTAATGACCGGTTTCAGACTGGCGTTCGGAGGTGCACAGGAATTATTTAACGTAAAAGCTGACCTTATTACTTACGGAAAAGTAATCGGCGGTGGTCTTCCGGTAGGAGCTTTTGCAGGAAGAAACGAAATTATGGATCATTTAGCTCCAAAAGGCGGAGTTTACCAGGCCGGAACATTAAGTGGAAATCCATTGGCCATGAGAGCCGGATTGAAAACTTTACAGCTTATCAAAAATGATCCGGAATTCTTTAACAGGATCAATAAAACAACTGAAACGCTTGATTTCGGTATCGGTAAAATTCTGAATGAAAAAGGAATTCCCCATAAGATCAACAGAAAAGGATCTATGATGTCTGTGTTTTTCCATACCAACAGAGTGTCTGATTTTGACGAAGCAGCAGCTTCCAATCATTCTCTTTTCAATAATTTCTTTCACCAGATGCTTCAGAACGGGATATACCTTCCGCCAAGTGGCTACGAAACTTATTTCATCAGTGATGCAATCAGTGATAAAGAAATTGATATGACGCTTGAAGCAGTAAGAAAATTTGAATATTCTTAA